A stretch of Glandiceps talaboti chromosome 18, keGlaTala1.1, whole genome shotgun sequence DNA encodes these proteins:
- the LOC144449125 gene encoding integral membrane protein DGCR2/IDD-like: MYDITRRLLLAVVFVLTGSRFVISGVALTQSGPLTSDSPNGIGNDSHGPPAEEQLDTLNDIEQHSDTYKGECPDEWQIYEEGRSCYHNFEKKLTYRDAQEQCSTLGGFLATVATDEELQFIVTNNWEQSSISDEQYSWWMGYFYVKKNDTAQWEVAEEQFVERDLEHDEEVFQYVPRYGRLASEEDLQLCGQLVFNVNYAKNEDPYQWYVQRCDTKSAFLCKRAISCVDHKGNKVQDGKKFTPQGQDVCTTCTCYRGETIMCSAAMCAQPTCIPFIEDPDKCCSRTCVDNEFHQEELFDFSDSMRWVLTSATSFLILGLLLFMVHRLRQRRMALIHYTSRSGFRQRSGGLRLNAGSVTSPTAQLDDIDAGIYREPPPPYCLYKLPSPGEEPPPPYDTALLLDNSSAPSTPLSTTDQNAALLETASSIDQQSPTTDPAESTSSPDRQEETSERQNEDSAEERENIPMLPCEQDRPNPTEDRVSMA, translated from the exons GTAGCAGATTTGTTATATCAGGTGTAGCATTAACACAGAGTGGTCCATTAACAAGTGATTCTCCCAATGGTATTGGTAATGACAGTCATGGGCCACCAGCAGAAGAACAACTAGATACACTCAATGATATAGAGCAACATAGTGACACCTATAAAG GTGAGTGCCCCGACGAATGGCAGATTTATGAAGAGGGCCGTAGCTGCtaccacaattttgaaaaaaagctGACTTACAGGGATGCCCAAGAACAGTGTAGTACATTGGGTGGTTTCCTAGCAACCGTTGCCACAGATGAAGAACTGCAGTTCATTGTCACAAACAATTGGGAACAGAGTTCAATCAGCGATGAACAGTACTCGTGGTGGATGGGGTATTTTTACGTTAAAAAGAATGACACAGCTCAGTGGGAAGTAGCAGAGGAACAGTTTGTAGAAAGAGATTTAGAACATGATGAGGAAGTGTTCCAGTATGTGCCACGGTATGGACGATTGGCATCTGAAGAAGATCTCCAGTTATGTGGACAGTTGGTATTTAATGTTAACTATGCTAAGAATGAAGACCCATATCAATGGTACGTGCAACGATGTGATACCAAATCGGCTTTCCTGTGCAAAAGAG CCATATCCTGCGTTGACCATAAAGGCAACAAAGTGCAGGATGGGAAGAAGTTTACACCACAGGGACAAGATGTGTGCACAACTTGCACCTGTTACAGAGGAGAAACAATCATGTGTAGTGCAGCCATGTGTGCACAGCCAACCTGTATACCTTTCATTGAAGACCCAGATAAATGCTGTTCACGTACATGTGTTGATAATGAATTTCATCAGG AGGAATTATTTGACTTCAGTGACAGTATGCGTTGGGTTTTGACATCAGCCACTTCATTCCTGATACTGGGCTTACTATTATTCATGGTTCACCGACTACGACAAAGACGTATGGCATTGATACATTACACGTCAA GAAGTGGTTTTAGACAGAGGTCAGGTGGATTGAGACTGAATGCAGGGTCTGTAACATCTCCTACTGCTCAACTAGATGACATTGATGCTGGCATCTACAGAGAACCACCCCCACCATATTG TTTATACAAGCTACCATCGCCTGGTGAGGAGCCACCACCACCCTATGATACTGCATTGTTACTAGACAATAGCAGTGCTCCTAGTACACCTCTTAGTACTACAGATCAGAATGCTGCACTGCTAGAAACTGCATCAAGTATTGATCAACAGTCACCAACAACAGACCCAG CTGAATCGACTTCAAGTCCTGACAGACAAGAAGAAACCTCTGAGAGACAGAATGAAGACTCAGCAGAAGAGAGAGAAAATATTCCCATGTTACCATGTGAACAGGACAGACCGAATCCTACGGAGGATAGGGTATCCATGGCATAA